The following is a genomic window from Carassius carassius chromosome 24, fCarCar2.1, whole genome shotgun sequence.
ACTTAATATGATGATACTGTAGAGCAACATACACAAGCACTTGTTGCTTCTACCGAAATCAGTATTCCACACAAAAAGCATATATATTCTCATATAGATTTCTCTTGTGCTGTATAGATGGCCTCTTGTTTTATGGTCGTCTGTTTTCAAAATGATGCAGCGTATAAGCAGAATCACAGAGAAATCTATTATGGGAACCAAAATGTTAAAGTGCTGTTCATTGTGCATTAATATATCTAAAATGTGCCTCTTTCTATTATGAATACTTTTCGCTCTTCTCATGATGAATGCCAAACAGAAATTTCTAATGAATTGGTGCTGTTTGGTTAGTGTCAATTACTTTATTGCACAAAGACTTGTGttcacagaacatgcaggaataACAGGTATACGTATGAACACAATACAGCCCTTTACACATAGATTATGAATAAGAAATATGATATAGATATATTTAagacataaaataattataatataaaattaattttatataattttacttcAAATTATTTAATGCTTTTATAGTAAAGtggtatattgtttttttttttttgatgatgtcTAGAGGTCATGTTCTTCCATGTCTGGATGTGACTGTTATTTACCCTTCATTTACTCATGCAGTGATAAGCACTGTTAATCAGTAAGGATGCTCTCCTGAGGCACAAGCGTTTGGAATTGAGTGCTTAGTTTGAGATAATTAACAAATTCACATCAGACTCCCAGTATAACCTGTGGATGTGGTAGAACAGAGCCAATCTCAGGACTACTGTGTGTCTCCCAAGATATGTGAAGTATCTGCAGGCTTTAAAAGCACTATGAGCTCTACTGAAAAATTACTTACaagttgctgctggaagaggtgcaagtgaggccagcagggggtgatcaccctgtggtctgtgtgggtccgaGCGCCCCAGTGTAgagatggggacactatactgtcaacaagcaccgtccttcggatgagacgttaaaccgaggtcctgactctctgtggttatTAAAAATCcaaggatgtctttcgaaaagagaaGAGGTGAGACCTCGGCATCCTAGCttaattcgcccattggcctctgaccatcatggcctcctaacaatccccatatctgctgattggcttcatcactctgtctcctctccaccagtaagctggtgtgtggtgggcgttctggcgcactatggctgccgtcgcatcatccaagtggatggtggatgaggagataccccctgactatgtaaagcactttgagtgcataaaagcgctatataaatgtaatgaattattattattattattattattattattatttacaccaCCCTTTAAAAAGATTATAGTGGACAATATAGTAGCAGTAAAATCTTGAGAACAACTATGAAGTTGAATTTAGTATGATGTTCTagagtgtataaataaatatttaaatattatttatttatttatttgcttactcTTGAACACCATACTACATTCACTCTCTGATTTTACTGCAATGTATTGGCTGCTGTAGGCCTCTTTTCAAAGGGTTTTTTAATAGTGCTCAAAGGGATTActcaagctttttatttcaaGCCTTACAATGGGTAAGGAGGAGCAAAAAATTGTTTACCGTGAAGTTCTTAACCTGCAATTTCTAGTTTTCCATCATTTTGTTTCAGGAATTTGTACCATGATTGTGAtgtaaaaagtaaagtaattCAAACTGAATCCTATCATAATACATTATTGCATTTGGTAGGTGATTTCGACTTACATTCAGGGTATTACATTATCAGTTTGTGCCTCCTCTAGGAATCAAACACGAGAAAGAAAGGCCCAATTTAGAAGGTTTAGTGCAGAAAAACTAGGTGGCTAGTTGCcttatgcaatttatttatttatttattttttgcgaaaggTTAAACTGTTACTGaaatttctctgttttttttcttcatcacttCCCTGTATTTTTCATTCTATATGctttgaaaatgaacaaaatatctttattatatatttaaattattaaaaaaaatatttttgaaagtaaCTTGCTGATtttgtttgaacatttttatGTTTGAACAGATGTTAGTTTGTGGCTTGTATAACAACATGTTCTCTTACGCTACAAGTgaacatatttatttttgaagttgTTGAACATTTTAGCTTACAGCATGAGAAATAGATGACAGCACAGGTTATCTATTGCGTATTAGCTCTCAGGGTACCAGACACCTCAGGACAGTGCATTAACACTTGATGGCGCTGTTGATCTAACGCTATACTGCTAGAGCCTCAGTAGTTCAAATTTGTAAAAACTTTGTAAAAACTGTTTAGATTATTTATAATAGGTCATAGGGTTATAGATTtagattttgaattaattaacctttttattttagtttttcttcccACATTACTGAATATTCCAACAGTTTATTGATGCTTCAAACAATACCTACATCACTCAGTGTTGTCCAATTTATAACTGTGCATGTTTGGCTTGAAAGCCTTCAGCTGTTATGTCTCCTCATCCTGAGCCTTCATTATCCCGATGTTTAGTAACGACTGTTGTAGTAACAGAATGCTGGCTTTAGGAGAGCTTAGAATAGCATTTAGGCACCAGTGGTGTTGTTTACAGCCACAGTAAACATACACACGTGGTGGAGCATGGAGCAATTCAGACACACTTTGCAGACAGTGAAGAAACTTGTGTTATGGAAAAACAGGGGGTGAGGGCTTTAGCAGCACTAGCTGCAGTTCTGACAGAGAAGAGCGGTTTCTATTTTTAGGGAGACTGGAATGTATACTGAGGCCTCTGGAAGGATTTCTCAACAACAAATAACATACCACGGTTGCCCCAGCCCCTATAAACATCCACCTGCCACACTCAGAAAGTGAAAAACTTTCAGAAGTGAACCGTTTTTGAGAACAGAGGGACGAGTTTGAGTTCTGTTTGAGGTTTGATGATACATAGATATTTACAGGACCATCTAGAATGTGCTTCAAATCAGCTGAGACAAGGTAAGGTAAGGTATGGCTGACACACAGAGCAGATGCTTTTACTGTAGGAACAACAACACCTGCGCAGATTGTAGATAATGGCATGGCGTGTTTATGATGTGTCATTCTACAGGCAAACTGGACAGCTGAAGTCTTGAGAGATTACTGTGATTGTGTGGTAAACTTGCAGAATTGTTAAACAAGTATGATATATGTTTTCTGactataaaaaaatgttaatgatgGATATTTTTCCATATTCTTCTATCTTCTTCCATTCCCTAGATGTCTTAAAATATGCAGTTGCCGAAAAATTGTATATATGATGCTTTTGAAAATATGCAGTGAATAATATGAGCCTCACAGATGAAACTTCACACTCATGTTTAAGCATGTCATTGTGTCAGAAAGATTtgaatgtttgtttattatttataatattcatttttataaacATACTAACATTACTACACACACAAACTGAATATATACTGTTTAATATGGTAattgatttattatatatatatataatatatattcatatgtagTATGATGCTATCATTGCCAAGGTCATGGGCTTCCAATGGAATATATGAGTAGAGAAAATGTGTATCATGAATGGTGGATAAAAGCTAAAAGATGTAAATTACTCCATTTTCCAAAtcaatagatttaaaaaatgaaatagtaATATGAAATGCATCGAAACTGCTGCCATTATAGTTTTTATGCAGGCTTCATGAGGTAAAATATCTTCTTCCATTCTGGCAACCAGTATCgaattaaagaaaatgttttgattataaaacataattttttttactattttttttttaaacagcttgGATGATCCAATATCAGAAGTCCTGCATTTTAAAGACAAAGACCTGACTTCTACTCTCCTCCTGGAACTGAACAGCTTAAGGAAGGACCGAATTCTTACTGATGTTGTGTTTTGTTCTGAGGGCAAAGAAATCCCATGTCACCGCAATGTTCTGGTGTCCAGCAGCCCATACTTCTTCGCTATGTTTTGCAGCAGCTTCCTGGAGACCCAGAAGCCCCAGATAAACCTCCAAGGTGTTCCTTATGACATCCTTACGAGTATTGTGGAGTATGTTTACACAGGGTCCATCAGCATCACCATGGAGCTGGCTCTCCCTCTGATGCAAGCTGCCTCTATGCTACAGTATGGAAGACTTTTTGAGGCCTGCTCCACTTTCCTGCAGTCCCAGCTCAGTCCAGACAACTGCCTGAGCATGATCCGCCTCTCAGAAATCCTGCATTGCTCAAGCTTGCAGGAAAAAGCAAGAGAGCTGGCCGTGAAGAGCTTCTCAGATGTGGTTGTCTCTCAGGACTTCTGTGAGCTCTCGCTACCAGAACTGGTGAGCTACTTGGAAGACGACAGACTCTGCGTTGAAGAAGAGCAAGTATTTGAGACTCTTCTAGCTTGGATTCACCACGACCCGTTCTCCAGGTGTGGCACCATCCACGACTTGTTCCGTCGTGTGAGGCTGAGACACGTCCACCCTTCATATCTTTTCCAATTTATCGCCAACGACCCTCTAGTCCAGTCATCGTCTTTATGCACAGAAATTATCGAATCTGTTCGTCGTCTGCTCTTTTCCGTTGGCACTCATTGCCCTGGTGATCTTGAGCCCCTGTGGGCCGCGCCGCGCCGTCAAAACTGCAAGGAGGCTCTTGTAGTTGTAGGAGGCCGTAAAAATGGCGAGCGGACGTCTCGTGATGCGCTGCTCTATGACGAGCAATCTCACTGCTGGCAGTGGCTTGCAAAAGTCCCTTTGCGGCTCTACCGACCTGCTTATGTCTGCATGCACAGCATTCTTTACGTTCTGGGTGGCTTAACCATGAGTACAGGAGGCCAGTACACACCTAGCAACACGGTTTACACGCTTTCTCTCAAAACAAACCAGTGGAGAATGGGAGAACCCATGGTGAAGCCTCGATATGCCCATCAGAGCTCCACCTActtacatttcatttttgtaCTGGGTGGATTGACGGCTGATGGACAACTTTCCAGTGAGGTAGAGCGATACGACACCATGTTTAACCAATGGGAGTCCATGGCCCCCATGCCCACTGCAGTCCTGCACCCAGCTGTAGCTGCACATAACCAAAGAATATACGTGTTTGGTGGAGAAGACGCCATGCAGAAACCAGTTCGAATGATCCAGGTGTGATATTTCAGTCTTATTCAGATGTTTAATTGTATTGAGCACAAATTTCACAAATTGATTTTGAAGtcgtaaaatatgttttttcttgATAGGTGTACCACATAGGAAGGAATATGTGGTATAGAATGGAAACCAGGATGGTAAAGAACATCTGTGCACCAGCTGCAGTGCTTGATGATAAAATCTACATCATAGGCGGTAAGGAGTTTACATTTTTTTGGTATTGTAAAAATATTCCTGTTTGCTGGTcgtaaagtcaccatgaaatcaaaatttgtgttttttgaaCTGTTGAAGTGAAGTGATTATTATAAATTATCCACGCAAAtcattatcttttttattatttttatttgatatgcTCTTAACatctatgggggggggggggggataaaccTCTCTCCTCGTCTTAAATTTTTGACACATTTGAGAATTATTTATTTCAACAGGCTATACAAGAAGAATGGTAGCCTATGATATTAAAACCAACAGgtttgaaaaatgtgaaaatatgaagGCCAGGAAGATGCATCACTCCGCTTCTGTGGTCAACGACAAGATCTATGTCACTGGGGGCCGTTTCATTAACAGCCACGAGAGTGTGGAAGATTCAGACAGCTTTGACTGCTACAACCCGAAGACAGACTCATGGCTGTCAATGGGAACACTGCCATTCAAGCTATTTGACCATGGCTCAGTACCTCTGGTCTATCTCTCTGATAAGTTTCTGCCTACATGAATGCATTTATGTGACAGTGTAGTGTAGTCACTTCATACAGGTTTTTATATATGCCTGTCTCCAAGCAAAATGCTTGCTGTACTGTATTTTACAGATCatactgggaaaaaaaaatatatagtgtaaAAACACAGAGCATATTATGAAAGCAAAGCAATGAGATGCACACATTTTCACCTCTCTAAAGGTGTTTGCACatgattgtgaaatattagtaaaattacTAGTAATAGTTGTTAATATAGCTGAAGTTAAAATtaagaaacaatttttttttaattaagctcAAACCTTGTAACAGATGCAAGTATGATACATTTTCAACTTGATTTTCAAGTATCTTTTAGAtaagctgtttttaaaaaaatatctgtaatCTGTAGTACTTTGCACTTGACACTGAATAGTTGCACACTGTATGTTTACAAGAGTACTTTTATGCAAATACATTCCTCCATTTTGTAAACTGATTTTGTTATTCATTGTTTTCCCCCCGGAGTATATGAAGTGGTTACATACTgcaaaaaatgtaattgaatgcttcataaaaactaataatgcttttgtgttttatttgtaagTTGGCTTATCTGGccgtaataaaatgttaaataatttaaagggaaCATTTGTGCAAAAAACAAAATTGAAAACACTTTGTAATCATTTGCTCAGCCTCATGTCGATCCAAACCTGGTTGactgactttcttttgtggaaaacaaaataaaatactataaaagaaAAATTGGACCACCTGTCATTtttctaaaaacaacaacaagagtCTATTCAACGGCACACACTGTATGAAAGTCCTAATTTGTAATTTTCAACTTTTCAACTTTCAAAACTTTTTTATGAGTTTTTGTCTACTAAAAGTTTTTTCCTAAAGACATTTTGTCAGCTGAACAAATTCCCCACAGCCTCGCTGTTATTTCTGTCAAAATTTTTGGTGAATTTAATCCTTTTAAttgctaagtaaaaaaaaatcctctcccCAACAACAATAGACATATTTTTATGACAACATATTTGTTATACTgtctatttgattattttttttatgtaatatatctTTGAATTGAAATGAAGTGCATTCATATAAACGGTTACATAGCTCTGATGTGACATATACATAATCCTATATCACAAGAGATGGAACTCATCATGTGACGTGCCATGGGAGGTTTGAAGACCGAAGGCAGCAGATGTGTGAGAGAAATGTGTGACTGAGTCTTACATGTCTTCCTGTCACTGTAACAGGTGTCAACATGCCCAGACATGAAACTATTAGTCACAAATGAGGTTTTGCTAAGCCATTAAGAGACTTGCTACTGTCCCTTCTGATAGTGTGAATTATGTGGTGGTATAAATTCACAATATCCATTTCAATTACACAAGTTCTTTTAACTTTGCCACTAAACTTAAGGATGCTTAAAAGGTGAACAGTATGTCGGTGTTATGATTACTCAATGCAAAGTGAGATCTATGGTACTGCGTGTGCTTCTTGGGGGTTGCAAACTTGTTCATATCTGAACATGTTGTGATGTCTTGTTGGGTCAGGGATGATGGGGTTCAGTCCAGGCTATAGGTGATCTAATGTTATTTTGGGAAACAAACAAGGGTGTACTTTACACCCCCAGAATCATGTGGCTGGCCCATATTGCAGATTTGTTGGTCCAGGATGTAAATTGAAACATTTCACACAGTGAACTTGAGGGAATGATGAAATCAGGGTAAGAGCAACAGCAA
Proteins encoded in this region:
- the klhl38b gene encoding kelch-like protein 38 isoform X2, with translation MFCSSFLETQKPQINLQGVPYDILTSIVEYVYTGSISITMELALPLMQAASMLQYGRLFEACSTFLQSQLSPDNCLSMIRLSEILHCSSLQEKARELAVKSFSDVVVSQDFCELSLPELVSYLEDDRLCVEEEQVFETLLAWIHHDPFSRCGTIHDLFRRVRLRHVHPSYLFQFIANDPLVQSSSLCTEIIESVRRLLFSVGTHCPGDLEPLWAAPRRQNCKEALVVVGGRKNGERTSRDALLYDEQSHCWQWLAKVPLRLYRPAYVCMHSILYVLGGLTMSTGGQYTPSNTVYTLSLKTNQWRMGEPMVKPRYAHQSSTYLHFIFVLGGLTADGQLSSEVERYDTMFNQWESMAPMPTAVLHPAVAAHNQRIYVFGGEDAMQKPVRMIQVYHIGRNMWYRMETRMVKNICAPAAVLDDKIYIIGGYTRRMVAYDIKTNRFEKCENMKARKMHHSASVVNDKIYVTGGRFINSHESVEDSDSFDCYNPKTDSWLSMGTLPFKLFDHGSVPLVYLSDKFLPT
- the klhl38b gene encoding kelch-like protein 38 isoform X1, which produces MCFKSAETSLDDPISEVLHFKDKDLTSTLLLELNSLRKDRILTDVVFCSEGKEIPCHRNVLVSSSPYFFAMFCSSFLETQKPQINLQGVPYDILTSIVEYVYTGSISITMELALPLMQAASMLQYGRLFEACSTFLQSQLSPDNCLSMIRLSEILHCSSLQEKARELAVKSFSDVVVSQDFCELSLPELVSYLEDDRLCVEEEQVFETLLAWIHHDPFSRCGTIHDLFRRVRLRHVHPSYLFQFIANDPLVQSSSLCTEIIESVRRLLFSVGTHCPGDLEPLWAAPRRQNCKEALVVVGGRKNGERTSRDALLYDEQSHCWQWLAKVPLRLYRPAYVCMHSILYVLGGLTMSTGGQYTPSNTVYTLSLKTNQWRMGEPMVKPRYAHQSSTYLHFIFVLGGLTADGQLSSEVERYDTMFNQWESMAPMPTAVLHPAVAAHNQRIYVFGGEDAMQKPVRMIQVYHIGRNMWYRMETRMVKNICAPAAVLDDKIYIIGGYTRRMVAYDIKTNRFEKCENMKARKMHHSASVVNDKIYVTGGRFINSHESVEDSDSFDCYNPKTDSWLSMGTLPFKLFDHGSVPLVYLSDKFLPT